The following coding sequences lie in one Tachysurus fulvidraco isolate hzauxx_2018 chromosome 19, HZAU_PFXX_2.0, whole genome shotgun sequence genomic window:
- the hsp90b1 gene encoding endoplasmin isoform X1 gives MKRLWILGLLCALLVFTSVKADDEVDIDGTVEDDLGKSRDGSRTDDEVVQREEEAIQLDGLNAAQIKEIREKSEKFAFQAEVNRMMKLIINSLYKNKEIFLRELISNASDALDKIRLLSLTNEDALAANEELTVKIKSDKEKNMLHITDTGIGMTKEELIKNLGTIAKSGTSEFLNKMTEMQTEGQTTSDLIGQFGVGFYSAFLVADKVIVTSKHNNGTQHIWESDSNEFSIIEDPRGDTLGRGTTITLVLKEEASDYLELETIKNLVRKYSQFINFPIYVWSSKTETVEEPIEEEEAEKEAEKEPAEDEAEVEEEEEDKDKPKTKKVEKTVWDWELMNDIKPIWQRPVKEVEEDEYKAFYKTFSRDNEEPLSHIHFTAEGEVTFKSILFVPAAAPRGLFDEYGSKKNDFIKLFVRRVFITDDFHDMMPKYLNFVKGVVDSDDLPLNVSRETLQQHKLLKVIRKKLVRKTLDMIKKIAEEQYNDKFWKEFGTNIKLGVIEDHSNRTRLAKLLRFQTSHSESVLSSLEQYVERMKEKQDKIYFMAGTSRKEAESSPFVENLLKKGYEVIYLTEPVDEYCIQALPEFDGKRFQNVAKEGIKFDESDKAKEKREALEKEYEPLTTWLKDKSLKDKIEKAVLSQRLTKSPCALVASQYGWSGNMERIMKAQAYQTGKDISTNYYASQKKTLELNPKHPLIKEMLKRVASNEDDQTASDLAVVLFETATLRSGYQLADTKAYGDRIERMLRLSMNIDLDEQVEEEPEEEPEEPAEEEEAEDEEEVAAEDAEDTAATIQIFQRGQE, from the exons ATGAAGCGGTTATGGATCTTAGGGCTTCTCTGTGCACTGCTGGTGTTCA cATCTGTTAAGGCAGATGATGAAGTTGACATTGATGGTACAGTTGAGGATGACCTGGGAAAGAGCAGAGATGGATCCAGGACAGACGATGAAGTTGTTCAGAG gGAGGAAGAAGCCATTCAGCTTGATGGACTAAATGCAGCACAGATTAAAGAAATTCGGGAGAAATCGGAAAAGTTTGCCTTCCAGGCAGAAGTGAACAGAATGATGAAATTGATCATCAACTCTCTGTATAAGAATAAAGAG ATCTTCTTGAGGGAGCTGATCTCTAACGCTTCAGATGCCCTGGATAAGATCCGGTTATTGTCTCTCACCAATGAAGATGCACTTGCTGCGAATGAAGAGCTGACTGTTAAGATTAAG TCGGACAAGGAGAAGAACATGCTTCACATCACTGACACTGGAATTGGCATGACCAAAGAGGAGCTTATTAAGAACCTTGGTACTATTGCTAAATCTGGCACCAGCGAGTTCCTCAACAAGATGACTGAGATGCAGACAGAAGGCCAGACCACCTCTGACCTCATTGGCCAGTTTGGAGTCGGCTTCTACTCTGCCTTCCTTGTGGCTGACAAGGTCATTGTCACATCCAAGCACAACAACGGCACACAGCACATCTGGGAGTCCGACTCAAATGAGTTCTCCATCATTGAGGACCCACGAGGTGACACTCTGGGCAGAGGAACCACCATCAC TCTGGTCCTGAAGGAAGAGGCATCTGACTACCTTGAGCTGGAGACTATTAAGAACCTTGTGAGGAAATACTCACAGTTCATCAACTTCCCCATCTATGTCTGGAGCAGCAAG ACGGAAACCGTGGAAGAGCCAATTGAGGAGGAGGAAGCCGAGAAGGAGGCAGAGAAAGAGCCCGCTGAAGATGAGGCTgaggtggaggaagaggaggaggataaAGACAAACCCAAGACCAAGAAG gTGGAGAAGACCGTGTGGGACTGGGAGCTGATGAATGACATCAAGCCCATCTGGCAGAGGCCTGTTAAGGAGGTAGAAGAGGATGAGTACAAAGCTTTCTACAAGACCTTCTCAAGG GACAATGAAGAGCCCCTGAGTCACATCCACTTCACAGCTGAGGGAGAGGTGACCTTCAAATCCATCTTGTTTGTCCCTGCAGCAGCCCCCAGAGGTCTCTTCGATGAGTATGGCTCCAAGAAGAATGACTTTATCAAG CTCTTTGTACGCAGAGTCTTTATCACCGATGACTTCCATGACATGATGCCCAAATATCTCAATTTCGTCAAGGGTGTG GTGGACTCTGACGATCTTCCTCTTAACGTCTCCAGAGAGACTCTGCAGCAGCACAAGCTGCTGAAG gTCATCCGCAAAAAGCTGGTCCGCAAGACTTTGGACATGATCAAGAAAATCGCTGAGGAGCAGTACAACGACAAGTTCTGGAAGGAGTTTGGTACCAACATCAAGCTGGGTGTGATCGAGGACCATTCCAACAGAACCAGGCTGGCCAAGCTGCTAAGATTCCAGACCTCTCACAGCGAATCGGTGCTCTCCAGTCTGGAACAATATGTCGAgaggatgaaggagaagcaaGACAAGATCTACTTCATGGCAGGAACCAGCAGGAAGGAG GCTGAGTCTTCACCCTTTGTGGAGAACCTGCTGAAGAAGGGATATGAAGTCATCTACCTGACTGAGCCTGTGGACGAGTACTGTATCCAGGCACTGCCTGAGTTCGATGGTAAACGCTTCCAGAATGTGGCCAAGGAAGGAATCAAATTTGATGAGAGTGATAAGGCCAAGGAGAAGAGAGAGGCCCTTGAGAAGGAGTATGAACCCCTCACCACATGGCTGAAGGACAAGTCCCTGAAAGATAAG ATTGAGAAAGCTGTGTTGTCCCAGAGACTGACCAAATCTCCCTGTGCTCTGGTGGCCAGTCAGTACGGTTGGTCTGGAAACATGGAAAGGATCATGAAGGCTCAGGCCTATCAGACTGGAAAAGACATTTCCACAAA ttaTTATGCAAGTCAGAAGAAAACATTAGAACTCAATCCCAAACATCCCCTAATTAAAGAGATGCTGAAGAGAGTCGCT TCTAATGAAGATGACCAGACAGCATCTGATCTGGCAGTGGTCTTGTTCGAAACTGCCACTCTGCGCTCAGGCTACCAGCTGGCTGACACTAAGGCCTACGGAGACAGGATAGAGCGCATGCTCAGGCTTAGCATGAACATCGACCTAGATGAACAG GTTGAAGAAGAGCCAGAAGAGGAGCCTGAGGAACcagcagaggaagaggaggcagaggatgaggaggaagtGGCAGCAGAAGATGCTGAAGATACG gcCGCAACAATACAAATTTTCCAGAGGGGTCAGGAATAA
- the hsp90b1 gene encoding endoplasmin isoform X2 — protein sequence MKRLWILGLLCALLVFTSVKADDEVDIDGTVEDDLGKSRDGSRTDDEVVQREEEAIQLDGLNAAQIKEIREKSEKFAFQAEVNRMMKLIINSLYKNKEIFLRELISNASDALDKIRLLSLTNEDALAANEELTVKIKSDKEKNMLHITDTGIGMTKEELIKNLGTIAKSGTSEFLNKMTEMQTEGQTTSDLIGQFGVGFYSAFLVADKVIVTSKHNNGTQHIWESDSNEFSIIEDPRGDTLGRGTTITLVLKEEASDYLELETIKNLVRKYSQFINFPIYVWSSKTETVEEPIEEEEAEKEAEKEPAEDEAEVEEEEEDKDKPKTKKVEKTVWDWELMNDIKPIWQRPVKEVEEDEYKAFYKTFSRDNEEPLSHIHFTAEGEVTFKSILFVPAAAPRGLFDEYGSKKNDFIKLFVRRVFITDDFHDMMPKYLNFVKGVVDSDDLPLNVSRETLQQHKLLKVIRKKLVRKTLDMIKKIAEEQYNDKFWKEFGTNIKLGVIEDHSNRTRLAKLLRFQTSHSESVLSSLEQYVERMKEKQDKIYFMAGTSRKEAESSPFVENLLKKGYEVIYLTEPVDEYCIQALPEFDGKRFQNVAKEGIKFDESDKAKEKREALEKEYEPLTTWLKDKSLKDKIEKAVLSQRLTKSPCALVASQYGWSGNMERIMKAQAYQTGKDISTNYYASQKKTLELNPKHPLIKEMLKRVASNEDDQTASDLAVVLFETATLRSGYQLADTKAYGDRIERMLRLSMNIDLDEQVEEEPEEEPEEPAEEEEAEDEEEVAAEDAEDTEATNKDEL from the exons ATGAAGCGGTTATGGATCTTAGGGCTTCTCTGTGCACTGCTGGTGTTCA cATCTGTTAAGGCAGATGATGAAGTTGACATTGATGGTACAGTTGAGGATGACCTGGGAAAGAGCAGAGATGGATCCAGGACAGACGATGAAGTTGTTCAGAG gGAGGAAGAAGCCATTCAGCTTGATGGACTAAATGCAGCACAGATTAAAGAAATTCGGGAGAAATCGGAAAAGTTTGCCTTCCAGGCAGAAGTGAACAGAATGATGAAATTGATCATCAACTCTCTGTATAAGAATAAAGAG ATCTTCTTGAGGGAGCTGATCTCTAACGCTTCAGATGCCCTGGATAAGATCCGGTTATTGTCTCTCACCAATGAAGATGCACTTGCTGCGAATGAAGAGCTGACTGTTAAGATTAAG TCGGACAAGGAGAAGAACATGCTTCACATCACTGACACTGGAATTGGCATGACCAAAGAGGAGCTTATTAAGAACCTTGGTACTATTGCTAAATCTGGCACCAGCGAGTTCCTCAACAAGATGACTGAGATGCAGACAGAAGGCCAGACCACCTCTGACCTCATTGGCCAGTTTGGAGTCGGCTTCTACTCTGCCTTCCTTGTGGCTGACAAGGTCATTGTCACATCCAAGCACAACAACGGCACACAGCACATCTGGGAGTCCGACTCAAATGAGTTCTCCATCATTGAGGACCCACGAGGTGACACTCTGGGCAGAGGAACCACCATCAC TCTGGTCCTGAAGGAAGAGGCATCTGACTACCTTGAGCTGGAGACTATTAAGAACCTTGTGAGGAAATACTCACAGTTCATCAACTTCCCCATCTATGTCTGGAGCAGCAAG ACGGAAACCGTGGAAGAGCCAATTGAGGAGGAGGAAGCCGAGAAGGAGGCAGAGAAAGAGCCCGCTGAAGATGAGGCTgaggtggaggaagaggaggaggataaAGACAAACCCAAGACCAAGAAG gTGGAGAAGACCGTGTGGGACTGGGAGCTGATGAATGACATCAAGCCCATCTGGCAGAGGCCTGTTAAGGAGGTAGAAGAGGATGAGTACAAAGCTTTCTACAAGACCTTCTCAAGG GACAATGAAGAGCCCCTGAGTCACATCCACTTCACAGCTGAGGGAGAGGTGACCTTCAAATCCATCTTGTTTGTCCCTGCAGCAGCCCCCAGAGGTCTCTTCGATGAGTATGGCTCCAAGAAGAATGACTTTATCAAG CTCTTTGTACGCAGAGTCTTTATCACCGATGACTTCCATGACATGATGCCCAAATATCTCAATTTCGTCAAGGGTGTG GTGGACTCTGACGATCTTCCTCTTAACGTCTCCAGAGAGACTCTGCAGCAGCACAAGCTGCTGAAG gTCATCCGCAAAAAGCTGGTCCGCAAGACTTTGGACATGATCAAGAAAATCGCTGAGGAGCAGTACAACGACAAGTTCTGGAAGGAGTTTGGTACCAACATCAAGCTGGGTGTGATCGAGGACCATTCCAACAGAACCAGGCTGGCCAAGCTGCTAAGATTCCAGACCTCTCACAGCGAATCGGTGCTCTCCAGTCTGGAACAATATGTCGAgaggatgaaggagaagcaaGACAAGATCTACTTCATGGCAGGAACCAGCAGGAAGGAG GCTGAGTCTTCACCCTTTGTGGAGAACCTGCTGAAGAAGGGATATGAAGTCATCTACCTGACTGAGCCTGTGGACGAGTACTGTATCCAGGCACTGCCTGAGTTCGATGGTAAACGCTTCCAGAATGTGGCCAAGGAAGGAATCAAATTTGATGAGAGTGATAAGGCCAAGGAGAAGAGAGAGGCCCTTGAGAAGGAGTATGAACCCCTCACCACATGGCTGAAGGACAAGTCCCTGAAAGATAAG ATTGAGAAAGCTGTGTTGTCCCAGAGACTGACCAAATCTCCCTGTGCTCTGGTGGCCAGTCAGTACGGTTGGTCTGGAAACATGGAAAGGATCATGAAGGCTCAGGCCTATCAGACTGGAAAAGACATTTCCACAAA ttaTTATGCAAGTCAGAAGAAAACATTAGAACTCAATCCCAAACATCCCCTAATTAAAGAGATGCTGAAGAGAGTCGCT TCTAATGAAGATGACCAGACAGCATCTGATCTGGCAGTGGTCTTGTTCGAAACTGCCACTCTGCGCTCAGGCTACCAGCTGGCTGACACTAAGGCCTACGGAGACAGGATAGAGCGCATGCTCAGGCTTAGCATGAACATCGACCTAGATGAACAG GTTGAAGAAGAGCCAGAAGAGGAGCCTGAGGAACcagcagaggaagaggaggcagaggatgaggaggaagtGGCAGCAGAAGATGCTGAAGATACG GAAGCCACAAATAAGGACGAGCTCTAA
- the naf1 gene encoding H/ACA ribonucleoprotein complex non-core subunit NAF1: MMETKTTEGLMSCKCELVKDELEKLSPEHEKAVESDTQSSTVQAELQRREVVPDLGEKAVPDLGEKGTIMQMETGVSVCGTVEMDSVGHGAVFETCTAKITPSPSEAMETCISEKEGDQHPVERDSTGLEVVPNSRTTEITPKAKEEMESSLCEQNGDQHTDAMKNAVEKDVLSPLLGGGGSLALLSAQYRDESSDDLSESDSDSSSSTSSSSSSSSSEPVIVKKVCGQDEDEEAAAPGKKTATLRTQDELLIEDLPAVENLTIGLPEGTDMEPVGIISSIVDQLVIVESKRDTQPLNEDSILFSKGRVSIGRVFEVFGPVCQPYYILRFNSQEDIEQKDLKIRDPVYFAPKIKDFTEYIFVEKIKLAKGSDASWKNDQEPPPEALDFSDDEEERMVKQKLKAQRRPQQQKHEESDSDSESSASRPPPPPRRKPRQNRNPQRGRPAHQEHHGGFHANYHTNPHFQQDFVHHPPVMHHPPDPYRPPFQGRGYPPPYPQPPSPHMGINLWHPCPYPGPMFYPPPPPPPPPAPPSI, translated from the exons atgatgGAGACTAAAACCACTGAAGGCTTGATGTCCTGTaag TGTGAATTAGTGAAGGATGAACTTGAAAAGCTGTCACCTGAACATGAGAAAGCAGTTGAATCAGATACACAGAGCTCTACGGTTCAAGCTGAACTGCAGCGCCGTGAAGTTGTACCTGATCTGGGTGAAAAAGCCGTACCTGATCTGGGTGAAAAAGGGACGATTATGCAAATGGAGACAGGAGTGTCCGTGTGTGGGACCGTGGAGATGGACTCTGTGGGCCATGGAGCTGTTTTTGAGACGTGTACAGCAAAGATCACTCCAAGCCCGAGTGAGGCTATGGAGACGTGCATCTCTGAAAAGGAGGGAGATCAGCACCCTGTAGAGAGAGATTCTACAGGGCTTGAAGTTGTACCCAACTCCAGAACAACAGAGATCACCCCAAAGGCGAAGGAGGAGATGGAGTCGAGTTTGTGTGAACAGAACGGAGATCAGCACACTGACGCTATGAAGAACGCTGTAGAGAAGGACGTACTGAGTCCTCTACTTGGGGGAGGAGGATCTCTGGCTCTGCTGAGCGCACAGTACAGAGACGAGAGCTCAGACGACCTCTCGGAGAG TGACTCGGACTCCTCTTCATCTACATCGTCCTCATCCTCGTCTTCTTCATCTGAGCCCGTTATCGTAAAAAAAGTATGTGGGCAGGATGAAGACGAAGAGGCTGCTGCTCCTGGGAAAAAAACTGCAACATTAAGAACTCAAGACGAGCTGCTTATTGAG GACCTTCCTGCAGTGGAGAATCTGACCATTGGGCTTCCTGAAGGCACTGACATGGAGCCAGTTGGAATCATCTCAAGCATTGTGGATCAACTCG TTATTGTTGAGTCTAAAAGGGACACTCAACCCCTGAACGAAGACAGCATCTTATTCAGCAAGGGCCGGGTGTCTATCGGCAGG GTGTTTGAAGTCTTTGGTCCCGTGTGTCAGCCGTATTACATCCTGAGATTCAACTCTCAAGAGGACATAGAACAGAAGGACCTCAAAATAAGGGATCCGGTTTACTTTGCCCCAAAAATCAAAGATTTCACAGAGTACATCTTTGTAGAAAAGATCAAGCT AGCTAAAGGATCTGATGCTTCTTGGAAAAATGATCAGGAGCCTCCACCAGAG gccctGGATTTTAGCgatgatgaagaggagaggATGGTTAAGCAGAAACTGAAGGCACAGAGGAGACCACAGCAGCAGAAACATGAAGAGTCTGATTCAG ACAGTGAATCCTCTGCCAGCcgacctccacctccaccaagGAGAAAACCCCGGCAGAACAGGAACCCACAACGTGGCCGACCTGCTCATCAGGAGCACCACGGCGGCTTCCACGCTAACTACCACACCAATCCACACTTTCAGCAGGACTTCGTGCACCACCCTCCGGTCATGCACCACCCTCCTGACCCGTACAGACCTCCCTTTCAAGGCCGTGGTTACCCTCCTccctacccccaacccccaTCTCCTCACATGGGTATAAACCTCTGGCACCCCTGCCCTTACCCAGGACCCATGTTCtaccctccaccacctccaccacctccaccagcacCTCCATCAATCTAA